A window of the Desulforapulum autotrophicum HRM2 genome harbors these coding sequences:
- a CDS encoding cytochrome c3 family protein codes for MKNISAVFLLFIAIMAGTGLTVWAEGEFEAPDDGLEINHIEGNSERDLSVMFNHSSHESYDCSECHHKMKLLKEGEPPRSCATCHTGTDINETKGYKPYFKAMHMIKKNFRPSCIACHTREFGDDPDMTGCATSACHPNGLY; via the coding sequence ATGAAAAACATATCTGCTGTGTTCCTGCTTTTCATTGCCATCATGGCGGGCACCGGCCTTACCGTATGGGCCGAAGGGGAATTTGAGGCACCGGACGACGGCCTTGAGATCAATCATATTGAGGGCAACAGCGAGCGTGACCTGTCGGTGATGTTCAACCACTCAAGCCATGAAAGTTATGACTGTTCCGAATGTCACCACAAGATGAAACTGCTCAAGGAGGGCGAGCCCCCAAGGAGCTGTGCCACCTGCCACACCGGGACGGACATCAATGAAACCAAGGGCTACAAGCCCTACTTCAAGGCCATGCACATGATCAAGAAGAACTTTCGGCCCTCGTGCATTGCCTGTCACACCCGTGAGTTCGGCGATGATCCAGACATGACCGGCTGCGCCACCTCGGCCTGCCATCCGAACGGTCTCTATTAA